A genomic stretch from Caballeronia sp. LZ062 includes:
- the pqqA gene encoding pyrroloquinoline quinone precursor peptide PqqA yields the protein MKWETPSFTDMRFGFEITMYIATR from the coding sequence ATGAAGTGGGAAACCCCTAGCTTCACCGATATGCGTTTCGGCTTTGAAATCACGATGTACATTGCCACGCGTTAA